The genomic region TTGTGGGTCGTCTTCTTCTGCATACGTGATCCTgatgaaaaaatattattttacttAATTAGAGACAAAGATAAATAGAAACATGtaatatcttcttctttctttctttttttttttttaattttgattaaaCTTTTGAAGGAAAAATAGCATTTTACTTAATTAGAGACAAAGATAAATAGAAACATGTAATATCATAATTTTTAATGTCATTTTGTTGGAGTTTAGTTTTTTCAAGATGTAGTTGTAAATCCAAGTAAGTTTTTATATGTATTGAGATTAATTGTATAGACTTTAATAAATTTTATATTCAAACACGTTGATTATATTTCATAAGAAATCCTTCTAAATTTGGAGTATATGATGTTGAGTGAGCCATAAATTTTTGGTATGTTATTCAATGGAAATTGTAGATTTTAATAAATACTCTGATATGCAATTAAGGGGAATCGTTGTTAGGAAAAACACTATGTTGTGCATTTGAGGGAAATATATGATAATTGCAGATAAAATATACATCTTTTGTGGGATTATACTCAAGGCATCGATTAGAGTAATAACTTCTTGCCATCCCTCCTTCGACCTCATCTATTTCCATGTCATGCAATGTTTTTAGGGAACAAATCAAGGGAAGATTTGTAAAGTACTATCATTAATGGCCATTAAGCAATCGAGATATGAAAAAGGGTGGCGACATGTGTTACTTCATTTGATGCTGTCATTTTTTGTAGAAAACATAGCTAAAGGAGGAAATTGTCACCATTTTTGCATGTATCAGAATGGTCTTGCCTCATGGCGGTGAACTGCCATTTCATAACCTAGATTTGAATTGGCCAGAGAAAGAGAATGAGGATATAGTCCGATAGTTACTGTCTTGTGCATGGAAAGTACAAATTGATTTCAGTGCATATAGGAGGGACGCCACCATATTAGATAAGATTTTAGAGCAAGCTGAAAACCATGAACAATGTCTACAAGATGAGCTAGTGGTAGGAAGAAAACTGAACAATTAACTTTGATGGAATGGTGCTCCAAGCTAGAAAAGGTCTTGTAATGTAGCTTGATGTCAACCTAGTGTAGGGACAAATTCTTTTGAACTTGTTTGACTTTTTTTGAGATACTATTTTTGATTGGGGAGAATTCGAAGATATCCTATTGATGCCAGtcgaagaagaagataaggaaaatGAGATTGATAGATGAATTGCGGAGCAGAACCCTATACTTAATGATGGAGCCTAAGCCTGGTGATCTTATAGCCTTCTCTGTTGTGAAGCGGTttatattttgttgtttctttATAGAATTTTTGTTTTGAAACGGTCATGTTCAAGATCGTTATCTTAGGTAACCGTTTCTTGGAAACAAAAAAGATAGGAGGATAACAACTATAAATAGCTAGATTAGTTAATTTCAGAGGATCTTTTGGGAAAAATTTGTTTTATTCATTAGGAACAAACTTTTATGCATGTGATTATCTCCTATTTTAATATAGAAGAACTACTGGTGGCCTTCATATATTCGTAATCTTTGAAATACAGTGTGTGAATTCTTTTCTATTCTTTGAAATGGATGTCAGTtggtgaatttatattgaagtggtggatgatttgaaatttTATTTAGTGTGGACTATTAACTGTGAAGGGTGTTTCATAGTGGCTTTGTATTTGAAAAtatgaaaaatcttaaaaatagtAGTTAATATTGTGAATGCCTTTACAAATAtttctggttaaaagctctttccttattttctttctggttaaaagcatacgaGTTGTTTACttattcattgaaaatcattagaagttagctgccaccttgtaaaataggTAGAGAATCAGTTAGTTAGTAGTTTGTTAGACTGGTTAACCcatggttacatttgtcatcttcgtgggcatgagaatatagagttaggtgacaaatctattaaccaacagatttttggtgactctgctggggaaatttTTAAAATTAGTGTGCTCTAAGAAacactttaaacatcttttgatgAGAAGGCTGGCGACTTTGTTTGCACTAATTCAGAGAAGGGTTTTTAGTTTAATACATGGTCAACACTTGAAAAGAAGGAAGGGTTTTTGAAATGGTATCATGTGAAATGTCCACGTCATGGGACCGACAAGGGCAACCCCATAGAAAAGTACACCTGAGGGAAAGTGTAAAGTAAATcatgaagaactattatcagatatctttGAAGAGGAAGAGACATCTAAAGAGTTTAAAAGGGCTTATGTTTTGAGTTGGCTCTTTTAGGGTTTTGAGAGTGACTTTTGATATGGTGTAGTTGACAATAAAGGTCACATCACTGAGATTGAAGTGGAAAGGTTCATAACAATTTTTGGTGGGATTGAAAAGAAGGAGAAAATACTTTAAGCCACTCTCCTAGATGGGCTCCTACATGCAAGAGATGATGAAATCTTCCCAAGGTTTGATCCTATGCTTTTAGAATGTGACAATCAGATGTCATCATGTACAACTTGCATGAATCATGTTTTGACTATGGGTAGGTCAGGAAAGGATTCTCCATCTAAAGTTCCTTCTATCGACTTAGTCATCTCTATGCGGGATGAGGCATTCAAAGAAGATTTCCCTTCTCTTTCTAGAGATAAATCCCCTACACAAGGGATGGAGATTAATGAAACCCTTCGAATCCCCTCTATTACCATACAAAATCCTTTAAGGATGCCCAGACAAGAGATAACCCTCTTTTTGAAGTAATAAGCCCTTGGCCGATAAAACAACTACCTTTCCTCCATATTTTTGGTGAGCCTGAGAAAGGTGTCCTTGACGATATCTCTGATGATGATGAATATCGTTCCTTATGCTATCGTACAGAGATGGGAAGTAGAGTTGTTTATTTCCCGAGTCTTAAACTCAAGACCCTTGCTGATGATCATTTGTCTATTAATGAAAGAATGGATAAACCCtcaattgttgaatgttttgaGTTGTCATCATGTGAAGTCTACGTATAGGGCCATGATAGCTATGTTGATATCTTTAAATCAAGTTGAGAGATAGTATGATCGGAAATAGGATGCATTTGTTAAATATTCTGAGAAGATTTATTGTCAGTTATCTCAAGTAAGTCGAAAATAAGTTAAAGGTCTAGTTTTAGAAGCCTATCATGAAGAATGGTTGTTTGGGCATAAATACATCCACCAAATTTTGTCCGTAATTGGAAGCCTTGTCTGTGAATCGTCATCCGACATAGTTCATCTCATGTCATGTCATGCACCCCAAACCCCCTTTTCCACAGGTATATATCTCAACCCATAAATGGTTTTGCTTGAATAATATTGTCCTCCTTCATTATAAGGCCCTTATGACCCGATACATATTTAAGCTCTTTTTGGTTTGCTGTCGGTGCAATTTGTTTCTCTTTCCATTTTTGGCTTGTTAGTCTTGTGTTTTGCCTAGTTGCCCTTTCCTTCTATTACTCCTTACTTTGTTGCCCAATTTTACATGCACTGGTCCAAGTCTTGGAAGTTCTCTGCATCCTGCTAGATCTATTTCCCATTCGAAGCCTACATGTTACctataaaaattttaaactttgataAGCCACTTCCTTCTGCTATTTCTCTCATTCACTCTTGTCGCAACCTTTTTGAATTTTTTAACTTATGTCATGAGATTCTTAACTTTTAGAACTACTCGATCATCCGACCAATGTAGGGAAGTTTGCATAAGATTGACACCTTTGGGAAGTCGAACTTGCGGTTGATTTCGAAAGGAGTTTGATGATTGCGAAGTTGCCTAATCTCTCAACTTTTCGAGATTTGCGTTGTAGTGAATGTCCAAATCTCTCAAGAATTTAATGGAGACCACTGGTTCTAAGTAAGGATATTTGGTGAGGTAATTTTCAAGTGGTTTCATTACCTTGGGATGGCAGAACGAGTGATGGTACAGATAGTTCTTGCTTGGGCACCGCTAGAATTAAATGAGACTGTCAGATTAATTAGAATAATGGCTTCTTGTCATCCCTCCCTAGACCTCGTCTATTGCCACATCATGCACTATTTTTAGGGAACAAATCAAAGGAAGATTTGTAAAGTACTGTCAATAATGGCCATTAAGAAATCAGGATATGAAAAAGGGTGGTGGCATGTGTTACTTCATTTGATGCTAACATTTTTTGTAGAAAACATTAAAGATCGCTAAAGGAGGAAATTGTCATCATTTTTGCATGTATCAGAATAGTCTTGCCTCATGATGGTGAACTGCCATTTCATAACCCAGATTTGAATTGGTCAGAGAAAGAGCAGGAGGATATAGTTCAAAAGTTATAGTTTTTTGCATGGAAAGCACGAACTAATTTTAGTGAATATAGGAGGGCCATCACCATATTAGATAAGATTGTAGAGAAAGCGGAAAAACCATGAACAATGTCTGCAAGATGAGCTAGCGGAAGGAAGAAAACTAAAAAATTAACTTCGGTAGAATGGTGGTCCAAGCTAGAAAAGGTCCTGTAATGCAGCCTGATGTCAACCTAGTGTAGGGACATATTCTTTTGAACTTGTTTGACTTTTTCTGAGCTATTGTTTTTTATTGGGAAGAATTAGAAGATATCCTATTGATGCCGATCAAAGAAGAAGAGAAGGCAAACGAGATTGATAGACGAATTGCGGAGCAGAACCCTATATCTGATGATGGAGCCTGAGCCTGGTGATCTTATAGCCTTATCTGTTGTGAAGcagtttatattttgatttttctcTATAGAATTTATGTTTTGAAATGGTCATGTTCAAGAGCATTATCTTTAGTAACCATTTCTTGGAAACGGAAAAGACAGGAGGATAACAACTATAAATAGGTAGATTAGTTAATTTGAGAGGATCTTTTGGGAAAAATTTGTTTTTCTCATTAGAACAATTTTTTTTATGCATGTGATTATCTGCTATTTTAATATAAAAGAACCGTTGGCGGCCTTCATATATTTGTAATATTTGAATTATGGTATGTGAATGCTTTTCTATTCTTTGAAATGGATGTCAGTtggtgaatttatattgaagtggtggatgatttgaaatttTAGTTACTGTGGAATATTATCTGTGAATAGCATTTCATAGTGGCTTTatatatgaaaatctgaaaaatcctaaaaaatagtaGTTACTATTGTGAATGCCTTTACAAAGCTTTTTGGTTAAAAGGTCTTTCCGtattttctttttggttaaaagcatatgaGTTGTTTACTTATTCATTAAAAATCGTTAGAAGGTagttgccaccttgtaaaataagcagagaatcaatcagttagaagtttgttagactacttcaactgtggttacatttgtcatctttgtgggcgtgagaatatagagttagctgacaaatctgttaaccaacaagatTCTATGATAAAACAATGGAAATATATTTTAGCATCTACAATGTTAGTGAAGCACAAAAAAATTCTTTGCATGGTTGAAAATGATTGGGCATGCTATTGTCAAGTATCTTCatgtaataaaaagaaaaaataagcaTCATTCATAGGGAAAAGTTTAAATGCCCTActattttaaatgttttatttattgacCACATGCAATAATAAAGGGACGTAGTAGTTTATATGGTAATCTAATTTACTTAATTCTTGCAAGGTTACTCCTCCAAGGTGATCTTCAATATTTTACTATAACCATTTTGTATTTGTTTGAACATCATTCTCTATACTTACACACACCTTAGGTGGTGATATACAATACATTGCACAAATAAATTTTCtatttgcaatttttttaaaaaatgaaatcaaatatTTGATATGAGCTATCAAATATCCACCTTGAGTTTTGAGAATGTACACAAGCAGAATATTTGAAATTTGAAGATATTGATTGAAATTAGATTTGATTATGGAGCATATCAAAGCCCTATTGCCGTGCTCTAAGGGGAAGTGCTAGGTGAATCCCCCTACTTTCTTTGAGTAGTTAGGGTCTGAGGATGACATGAAAACTGAAATAGGGGACGTGGATGATTAGTCTACTGATGAGAACTAGGAAACATAGGCTAGTGATTCGTTTGATCATAAAAGAGACAACATTCCCCTCAGGGATGAGAAGgaaaaaatcattaaaagaaaTAAGGTTGGGCTATCTTCACATAGCTCTTTGGTCATGATTTGGAGGTTGAGCTGACTAAGAATCAAAATATTGAGATGGAGAATGAAATGTATATGGGATAGGGTTCTATGGAAGTTTTTCCTTCCCCTCCCTCTTCCAAGCAAGTGGATGATGCAATAGGAAATCTCCCCCCTTTCCTTGAGATTATGAAAAGACTCCCCCCTTCTTGGTGAAGAATATGAAGACCTTCAGGACTTACTGGGCATGACCAGAAATGCAATAGTTGATCAACTTCATATATCCAAATGTCTCTTTCTAGAAATGAACTAGGTTCATATTAACATTTGATCCCTAAAGAGAAAAATGGTCACATTGGAAAAGTGTGGTAGTTATTCTACTTCTGAGATTGTGGAAGGTAATTATTATATGGTAGTTGACAACAAGAAGATGCTTTCGATTCTTGAAAATGTGGCAAAGGATGTTAGTCTTGTGAAAATGATTATGAAGGCCACATTGGGGTGATTGAATTGAAAATGAAAAGGATTGATGACAACCTCACCAATCTTATGAATGAGCTACAAGACAATCCACAATAGTGTACAAAGTATAAAATTTATTGtggataaatgataaaaaattcaaGCCTTTAAATCTAGGGATATAATACTATTAttgatcttgagaaggttgaaAAGGAAAGCAAGTTAGTGATGATAAAGGCCCTTTTACTCATACCCAAGGGAACCTTAAAAATTCTATGGAGTAGGCCAAGTATGAATTGCAAGATTTGAAGAACCTATCTCAAAATTTGGACTAGATTGAAGCCAAAGTTGCCCTGAAaaatcttttttaattttttgttgttttgtgtttCAAGCCTATTGTGCTTGTGacctattttttgttttttgttgttgctTGGCTATAGGTTGCTTGTGTGTATCCTATTGGTAGCTTTTTGTATttagggttttggggcccctttcAAAACCtggttttcccttaataaaaaatattggtCCATTTGTATTGGATATAAATTGTATTTTAAATAATAATGTTGTTTTTATCACAACAAATAGTTTTTTGTGTTTAATtattggtccatttgtgttggatataaaagttaaaataacaaatatttatggTCACAAATAGATATTTGgtccatttaggttgcatatattttaaataaaaaaatgatattcTACTAATAACAAGTGATATATTTTTGTTCAACTACTaaaatttttagattaagttttgattGAATCTTTGAAATGTTATTTTTAAAACACTTCACTCTAGACATGCTATATTCTAAAACTTAGCTAAGTGGATTTAGAACTGTGATAAAATGATTTAAAAACATCAATGCATTGTGGTAGTACTTCTCAACAGTTTCAAGTCATTAAAAAGATAGCAACATGTATGCAAACAGGAGAACACACATTTGGTCATATTTAATaatcaattgaaaaaaaaatacattaaatatatgataaAACGAGTAAAAATGTCATTGCATTGTGGGTGTACTTCACAACACTTATCTAATCATTAAAAGGACGACATCTATCCAAACATCAAAATATACATTTgaccatatttattaattaattgaaaataaaaactatGCAATATTCTTTATTTAAAATACTTTCTGATATCTAGATAGACAATATTTTTAAAAAGCCACTGTCCCTTCTGTTTGTAATCCAAGAGAATGGATACAGAGCAGTATACACTCGTATTTATGCTGCGAAGAACCACTATTATTGCTTGACACAGATACACACATAAAATCTATTCGACTGCATAAAGACTTCCACTTGAAGTGGAGGTAGAATTAGAGTCTGAACCGCCATTACCGCAGAAAATAATTTTGTAATCGCTGCCGCCTGGGCAAGTGAAGGTGCTGGTGGGATCATCCTTGGCATAGCTGTAGGCCAAGGGGCATTCTCGCTTGAAAAATTGAGAGTAGCCGGTAGGAGGGCAGTTATCGAGGAAGGATCCCGTGCAGCAGTATGCTGCCGTGTTGAAAGCAGCACACGCACTTCTGCACCCATCTACCACCCTTAATTCTCCGGGGCACTTGGAATTTATGTCGCTATTGCAGGCGATTCTCTTGCAGTTTGAGTTGGAAAGAATGACAGTCATGCGGAGGTTGAATCCATCGACGAGAGAGATGTCGTAGAAGTCCAGGTTCTGGTATTGATTGAGAGCATACTCAAACAGCGTTGAGGGAACGCCTCCCGATCCCTGGCAGTTTAGTAATCCTCCGCAGTCGCCAGTGTTGCATCTGCCTCGACCGTTCCAGTCGAAGGAGCAGCCGGTGCGGCCCCAGAACCTTCCCTGTGCTCCAGCCGGCACATTCACCCGCCATGACTGTCCCCTCTGTAGCTCTCTTCCTCCCCCGAACGGAGTCCCTGCCGCCCACACCGTGTAAGGGCACTGGTTTTCTATGTCGAAGTTCACACCTTCCACTCCTGCACATCCAAATAATGAGAACTGTTAAGAGGGTGTTGCTGAAATTGAATGGctcaaaataaataaatgataatagGTTTCCACAATTTATCAGTTTGGATTTGATTGCGCGATTATATTTGAATTAATGTTTTGATCACATTTTATGATCTATATACAGAGTTTAAGATGAATTACTGTCTTTAAACTCTCTAATATTCTGATAAATGGATCATGAAATCTGATGAAAAATGTAGATGCAAATCATGTACTTATACAATATTCTTCAATATTGCTCTAACATAATCTGAAATGTTATACAAAATATCCACACAATCTCAAAAACAGCAACTATAAATAAAAAACATTAGATGTTAATTGCATAGAATTTGGTACTAAAGATTTTGGGTTGAGTTGCATACCTGTATAGAGTGATACCGCCATTGTTGTGAGCAAAACCCACAATATTGACCGCGCCATTTCAATTGCAAAGTGGTGTGATATGGAAAATATCAGTTGTGTCTATGAACTATTAATGTAGGAACTATATATAAAAATTTACGATGATTGGAAAGAGACACGCAAGTCAGAGATGCCTAGAAAATTAAGTGAGGCAGCTAGCAGTGGGCCTCCGTACTGTCTATCCATTAACAGATGAGAATGCACAATTTTTACTTTATTCATTAATTATTATAAAATTCAGATATAACGAATTTTTTAATATTCAACTATTTAATAAATACTGTTGAATGTGCAGCATAATGATTTCCGGAAACACTGCCTTTActtttgggatatattttttttcGTCTCGTGTTATTGACTGGACTCTTCTCCGAGACGCCCTGCAATAATTTCAATAGAAAACCATTAAAGCTAAAGGCAAGTTGAATTTTGTAATCAATGGCGTGCACGTCACTGTCTTGAAATCATTGTTTCGTCAGTGACATTTAATCATGTGACGCCCAGACGGGGATTCACATATTTTGTGGGCAACGACAAAACAGAAGTATCTGTCTAAATTTATGAGGTAAATACTTACAATATTGAATGAATTCAATGCATTTATTGCTAAACGTAAAGTACTCAGATATGTTTATTTAGGTGATAATATAAAAAGAGGGATTACGTaacaagataagaacaaggaaaaTTGTGGGTCCCAATGAAAAAATTACCACAATGCTTTGTGATCTTCATATTACATCTTATCAAGTAATCTAAACTTTCTAACTGATAAATaactttaataattattctaaataataataatataatattatatttttcaacTGAAAAATaactttaataattattctaaataataataatataatattataataatattaatattatatttttcactCAGTGATGGAGTGGATTCAGAAAAACTAGAGAATTCAGAGATTTCAGAGGACCCATAGAAATCAGAGGAATCAGAGTAACATCAGTTTTAAGAGGAGTGACTAGAAATGGAACTGGGCAGGCCTTCCTCCGCACTCGACACGGCTAGTGCTCCTCCTTCAGTTGTAGCTTTGGTGGGCCTTGGCGAGCAAAGAACAAAATCTTTGGGAAAACAAGAAGACTAAAGAACAAAACTACAGTAGTTTGAAATCGCAGAACCATGGAAAGCCTCAAAATGTTGGCTTTTCTCGACACCCAAGGCCCTTCCCTTCCCAGAATTATGTTTCTTCAAAGTTCCCTAGATTAGATTCTTGGGCAAGCAAAGTGGCAACATGTCCAAATATCATTCCTCTTCAAACTAGGAAGTCCAACTTTGCTCCATCCAAAGAGGCCCTTCCCTTTAAAAATCTGGCTCATTCTCAGCGCCTTCATTCCCACTTCAAGGCTCCCATAGATCTAGCTAGTTACAAAGATCATAGGGTTTTGGGTTTAAGAAATTCCTTCCCTCCTTGGCAAGTCTCTCCTTTCGATCATAAGCACCAAAAATGGAATAGGAAAGGCATGGGGAGTAAGCTTTTTGTCCTTCCTTTGGATTCTCTAAATCCAACAATTTCTCGCCTTAAGGAGAATGCCCTTTTTGCTCAATGGTGTGGCTTCCAAGGAGATAGCCAAGAAATTCTTGGTGGACCTCATCTTTCCTAGGAATGATCTCAATTAGACCATTGCAGAATGATTTTTTCCTTTTAGAGTGTGCGGACTCTACACTGAAAGATGCCATCATTAATGGTAGCCCTCTCTTTTTTCAAGGTTTGACCTTCCATTTCCTAGATTGGAAACCAAGCTTCGACCTGATGAATCACAAATTTCAGAAATCTCCAGTATGGCTTTCTCTAGTTGGTCTTCCATCTGAGTTTTGGTGTTCGGAGACCCTTTTGAAGATAGGAGATGCTTTAGGATCTCTAATGGATATTGAGGAGGACTTCTTAAATTGACTCAAGGGGGATGTGGCTAACATCTATGTGGAGATAGATTTAAAACAAGGATTTTACAACGAATTAGAGATAATCTCAGAGGTGGGTAGATGGAAGTAGATAGTTCAGAGATTGGGAAAGGAGACTCCTGGTAAATGCATTCTTAGAAATCAAATTATTCGTAACTGCTTTATGGCTGCAACTAGAGGTGCAATCTCTCCCCTTCAAAGAGTTGTTgttccaaaaaaaaatgaaatgaatccTCATAGGGAGAACAAGGGATTGGCGTCTCCAATAGAACCCCATGTAATAGAAGctattctaaaaaatgatgaagtGAACCTTCAGATGGAGAACAGGGGATTGGCGTCTCCAACATATGCGCCTGTTCCTGCAGCCTCATGCTATATTCAAAATCCAAGGCACTCTTGGCTCTCAGATGATATGATTGCAAACCTAAAATCTCAGTCTCCTCTAGGTTCAGGTTCTCCCTCTTCTCCCCTCCATCCTCCATCCCTTCCCCTGCTCATCCTGTCCCTGATAGTTAAGATCCAATCCAACAAGACTTTTAGG from Cryptomeria japonica chromosome 3, Sugi_1.0, whole genome shotgun sequence harbors:
- the LOC131066829 gene encoding pathogenesis-related thaumatin-like protein 3.4 → MARSILWVLLTTMAVSLYTGVEGVNFDIENQCPYTVWAAGTPFGGGRELQRGQSWRVNVPAGAQGRFWGRTGCSFDWNGRGRCNTGDCGGLLNCQGSGGVPSTLFEYALNQYQNLDFYDISLVDGFNLRMTVILSNSNCKRIACNSDINSKCPGELRVVDGCRSACAAFNTAAYCCTGSFLDNCPPTGYSQFFKRECPLAYSYAKDDPTSTFTCPGGSDYKIIFCGNGGSDSNSTSTSSGSLYAVE